The Bactrocera dorsalis isolate Fly_Bdor chromosome 3, ASM2337382v1, whole genome shotgun sequence genomic interval GAAATCCATGGCTTCAAAGTTAGAcacataaaaatgcaaattttggcAACTTTCCCGCATGCGACCACAGGTAAAATTAAAAGGAATACCTAAAATGAAATCGACACCAAATATATAACGGTTTTCCAGGGtgagcaataaaaaactttCGGTAACGGGAATTTATTTCCTGCGtaaatatatgaatgtgtatgtaAACTCGTCTGCATATGCCCTGTGAGGTAAGACACGGGTTCTAAGTTGGTGGAGAATGACTGCAAAATTGATGTGACATGAGATTGTGCGTTCAGAGATGAGAGCTCCGTCATTCTATATATTCGATATcctatttatttttgctttactttGAAAAGGGTGTATTTAGTTTGTCACGAAGGAAAAGTCGGcaatgatataaatataacaatatcGATTCGATTCCGATTTAGGGACCTTAGGTTGCGGTGCTATCCTCATCTATTTATCTTAACAGTCCTGAGTCAATTAAGCCAAGCTCGTCTGTCTGTCTATCAATCATACATACGCGGACTAGTCCCTGACTTTTTGTGATATCAATCTGAGAATTTGCACAGGTCCCTTTATTTCCAATAAGCTGTTCGTTAGTGGCACGAATGTCGAAACCTGGAAACCGTTCGGTCAATATCAAGTACTCGCATGGGCCTgcttttaattaacaaaatatcttcacgaaattcgatcCAGCGAAATTAGTCCAGTTCTAAACTGTAAACTTTCGCTTTGGTTTGCATTTCCCTGATGGGTTTGTACCGCACCTTCTGACGCATTTTTGGAAGGTGGTgttattttaattctaaaataaaatatctataaaattaAGGCTAGCTTATGGCCATACTCACACGATCCATTTGGTAGTCGCTGAAGCCAACCGTGAGAAACGTAAACAGCAGGCAGAGATTCTGTGTGGGCGCATCTTGGCTGCAGAGCAGATGTCCACCCAGTTGATTTAGGGCGGTCGATGGAAAAAGTTCGTATAATCCCAAATGATTTAGCAGCACCTACGAGTCGTGCGGAAATGCATACGAATGtacgtacgtacatatgcaGGTATATTTATAGTTGCGTTGTTCCACAAAAGCCGAAAATTGCCGGTGAATGGTGTTGGATTGGAGTCGTTGTTGTTGGATAACGGTAGTTGGtgtagttgttgtaattgttttgcacatttgttttttttaacgaatAGATAATATCAACGAGTAACGAAGCAATTGGAGGAGCAGAGATCGTGGTCCGGATGTAGAGTAGACAAAATGGAGATtataaaagaagagaaaaaggaAATCAATATTCAGGTAATTCTCTCTCATATATGAATAATACttgcaaataaacaaaacgGGAATGATGAATGCGTTGCTCAAGCTATTGCAAAATTGTGTTTTAGGTTAAGACTAATTCCCTTCAAGAGTACTTTGAAAGAGATGTTTCTCGAAGGGGAAACGAAgataatattttatagaaactAACAATATAAATGACCTTggattacatatttttttgaaaatatacggTATAACATAATCCGCAGCTTTTTGAGCAAAAAATCAGTCAAAAAAGTCGGTTTCCTATATTCTGAATCCCGTTATAAAAGGAAACAGTTACTCATATTTAGggtaatttctttaaattttatagtAGAAGACTTGGATTGTAGGACACCATATTGAAATTACAGACATACTtgtataaagggtgatccatttcgaggttccctacttttataacgaaaaaaaaaaacacaaaaacttcaagTTAAaaaggaatgtttattatcatttgaaagaccattcttcggcatttattttttgaagattaaccCTTTCAAATGTTAGTTGAGGCTACGTATGtgatggtccattcgttgagtcctATTTTCGATGGCTCGTTCGAGCGAATGACGAGCATGATGCTTTGCTCCAAGGAGTGAATCGAAGCGGAAGTGTTTTTTCAATATGTAAGTCCATTGAGGAACGCTgtgttgttgaaaccaaatgtcgccagaatcacgagcttcaatttcaagtaTCAAATTTTCGTTTATCATGGCGCTATAACGGACGCCATTAACAGTTACATTCTCACtgccatcatttttgaagagatGTTGATTgctgattccaccggctcacaaaccctATCAAACTGCTGCTTTTTCTgcatgaaatgacagctcttgaatgtCTTCAGGTTCCTCTTCGCTCGAAATGCCGtaaattttctttgaatgggtatgcattgagccagaaatgggcttcatcgttgaacaaaatttggctcgaatacgtcggatctttttggaacttttcaagagcccatagagcgaagtgatgtcACTTGGGGAGGTCCAACGGCTCCAGTTCCTGGGAAAGCTgtgttttgtacgctttcaacgTATGACCTCGACGTcaaatcgttccatacgtcagtccgagttggtAGGAACGGCGTCGAATCAACTATCTACGGTCTTCGTTTAGACGCTCAGTTATGGCTGCATGCTGGAcgtagtctattcggtcgaatattatccaataatgaatgctgattCTCAATATGGGGGATGGTGTTGCAAacagtacgctcagtaggctgattatgttgaccataagttgagcgaatagcgcgaaacacattctttacagaacgtgaattttcataataaagtttgTAACCttacttggatcacccattatataaatatgtggttCTTTTGAGTTGCGAGGATGTTCGGGTATATACactagagcgggtcgatttgcAGAGAGTCAAAAATACGGAAAAATCACATATggggaaatgttctacggatcattcaGAACAACTTTGTCTAAGAGATTATGGATCTAAAACCGATTTCGTGTAATCGGTTGTCGAGCCGAAGTGATTTAGGGATCACAAAAGTTTTTACgtcagattttgaaattttcgaataaaattaaaagtaccCTGATATTCTATACAGATTTTATgaacttcgccttaaaaatcgctAACTCGAAATCGAATTTAGACCCATAGTCTCAAagacaaagttgttcagaatgatctcAAAAAATTTCTCGCGTAcacgattttatagaaaaaataatcgacccactctaatatacatatgcatatacatttgtatgtgtgtattttgtaCATAGGTGGCTGagttgctgcaaaatttatgtttGGTTTCGTTCTTTGTTTCGAAACTCAGTATTAAGAGCGATATTACTATGGATAATGGCCGATGCACTCGTATCGCCATGAGGATTAACAATGAATTATATGAGGGCGAAGCACCACCaattatgtacttatgtacacttgtgtatgtacatacttgtagatAGGTGATATACCTACGTAGATACGAACGaaagtttaaatatattcaGACGGATTAAAATGAAGCTATGCTGCCCTCAAACTTGTTAGTTCGTTCCTTAACGTATAATGAAAAGTTGTGATATATAAAGTCTAGTGAACGGAAAACTatcatttttgtattaaattgcaTTTATATAGTAAAGTTAGAATGACCCGATTTGATTCAAATTTGCAACGTTTTGCTCGATAACGTATTGCCATTTGAAAGGGTTACTTCATAAAGCCCTCCCATAGAAACCCGGGTTCATAATCGCCAAAAATTGGGACAGTCGATTTTAAGAAGCTTCGATTAAGGTGAACCAAAATCATTCGCTTAAGACAGCAACAGATAGTAAACACTTGGCGGTGGTAGATGCATAAGACCTTTCAATCAAGCTATCCAAGTTTATGGTAAGTCACTAGCAATGTGTGTAGCCTGGCCTGTAGTACTGTTGGAACACAACAGCTGTCCTATTGGTCAAAGCTGGCTGCTTCCGGGTGATCGGTTCCTTCAGACGGTCCATTTACTGATATTACGGCAAGGAATTAAGAGTTTGGAACAGGTCAAGTAAGTCAAACATATAACAAAACCTGCCTGCCTGAACAACAAAAAGCGGATCTTTTATGAGGTATGTCGTCGAAACTTTGTTTCCAAAACTCCaccttattttttatactaagtCTCGGACCGAAGTCGTAGAGCCACCACTGCTAGTtagtgaagaagaaatattgaacatagccggaaaaattaaaagcagcaaagcGCCTGGATTAGATGGCATACCAAAGAGAGCCTTAAAGGATGCCATGACTTTGAAACCAAAATTAGTCGTAAAAATGTGCAATGCGTGCCTAAGAGAAGGGATATTTCCCTACCCATGGAAAGTCCAGCGATTGGTTCTACTTCCTAAACCAAAAAGCCTCTGAAGGAACCTACCCGACCTCTGTGTACTCGTATGCTTGACATTATTggcaaagtgtacgaaagcatagtaagaaaccgcttggagttagcaatccagaagGCCGGCGGATTATAAGAAAGACAATACGGTTTTATGAAAAAGAGGTCCACCATTGACACACTATACGTTGTCGTAGACACTGCGAAATGCGGAGTAAGTGACAAGCGATGGAAAggcggaacaaaaaaatattgtgagctgatcaccctggatgtgaagaatgccttCAACTCAGTGAAGTGGACAAACATAATCAAGACTCTGTATGACATACACGCTCCTCAATATCTTATGGAAACTTTTATGAGCTGTTTTCAAAACAGGCGACTATTATTCGATACGAATGAAGGTACCAAGAACTACTCTATTTCGAggggagtaccgcaaggctcggtacTAGGCACCCTTCTATGGAATATAATGTGTTGGTGCTAAGGAGACACCAACCAAAAGCCATTAAATTAATTGCATACGCAGACGATCTTATTGTGGTAACAGTGGCTAAACACCTCGATGACCTCCGGCTATAGTTCTCctcaatgagtttagaactggATGAGAAAAAGACAGAAATCTTGTTCTTAAGTACTAGAAAAGTGGAAGAAactatattcaaatataatatattacagaTTCTCAGCCGCACCTAAAATATCTAGGAGTAATAGCAGACTCAAGGCCCAAATTTAAGTATCACTTACTgtgtgagacgattgtctcatgtctctaatagtgactatagtaatttagtgattctgttagtcaggagtctcattttggtattctggcagttacagtatagtagtatactgtaaagtagtatactctatttgccagaataccaaaatgagactcctgactaacagaatcactaaattactatagtcactattagagacatgagacaatcgtctcacgcagaatacccaCATTACAATCACTGCAGGTAAAGCGAATAAAGTCCTgaatgccttatcaagaatgatggcaaataaggGCTGCTTGCTTTCCAGCCGGCGGTTTTTACTCGCAAAGCTGATGAGATCGGTGGTgttatatgcggctccaatagGCGCTACGCATCAAAGCATATGCCAGACAAAAAAGAACAGTGAACAGGCTGTCGGCACAaagagttatcagtgctttccgaacaatataaattGTTGCTGAGAGTATGATGCCCATTGACATTCAAGGTGATGAATACGAGCGAGAATACAAATTAACCAAGCCCTCTttagaagagaagagaagaagagaagaggtgaaaagcttaacaatatggcagcagcggtgggaaacctcactcaaaggacggtggaccagCGGACTGATACCGGACAACCATTCGTGGATCGACAGACAACAAGGGGACCTAGATTTGCACCAATACCAAATACTAAGTgaacatgggtgctttagaagctacctataCAGATTCCAGGacgacattagtccgaattgtccgTCGTCTTCAGAGTGCTTTAAAGACTCTGTGCGTGTATTCTTTTATTGCGCGTGCTTTTTAAGCATAAGggggaaatttaaaaatacactcggtggtagttttatgGTGAAAAATTTGACGACACTGATGTGTTAGTTCAATGAGAACTGGAAAGCGAAACTGCAGCCTCAATCATGAAAACACTGAGACATATCAGAGTAGGCGTACGTCAGCCCGTgccatagaggagacttaatGACTTTTCACTCACACGAAGTAATGCTTAAACAGGTAGTTCCGTGGAAGAGTCTGCAGTTGGGAGGAGGATTCACAGATGGAAATTAGATCTAAAGATTTTTTTGCGAGCGTGCCATTCACACAAcgaacttatttatttatttattttaatatgacttgtaaataaatttacagacaTACTAGAAAAAAAGGAAACTGGCTGTTTAGACCTTCGTCCTACTTCGTTTTTTATCCAGCTTTAATTAACTAGTTCCAAACGCTTTCTTGAGCAATATTCAGCTCTAGGGCAATCGAAACAGTGTTTGATGGCGGTCGGTCGGACACGACAGTTTTCAATGTAACGGaacgaaattaatgaaatcaaaattgAGCGTGATTCGCTGTTACAATATTAGGACCTTAAATACTATAAGacgtttgtttttctttactaGAGTCCATTTTAGAGGCGAGATCAAAAAATGACGAGTGAAGCAATCAGAAACTGTCTGTGATGTTTTTTTTGGTACGAAACTCTTTCTAACGCCACATAGACGTGAGATACAGATTACCgaagacatctattggaaaaatattggaTTTGTTTTCACTTGATTTTATAtctaatatatatactttatatgtatatacatatatatatattctttttcaCACTACCAACCTCAATTTCCTCAAGTTTGGCAGTCATTATCTTAAACGGTGGACTGCGTATGTTTGCCAAAAATGCCACCGGCGCCAGCAATGACGCCGATGCAAATTTCTCATTATACTCTGGCCGCTCCGCTAGCAGTACAAAGAACACAGTAGACCCTTGCGAATGAGCGACAAAGTGCACCTGCTGCTGCCCCGTCGTCGTGCGTACATAATCCACAATAGCTGGCAAATCATAATAGCCAATCTCATGCCAGCTAAAGTTCCAGAAGCTCGAATTCGATGAGTCCATGTGCGCGTGACGCTTCGAGTAGGTGGTGCCGCGTGCATTCGCCAGCCATACATCGTAGCCTTGCTCATGCAGTATGCAGCCGAGCGAGCGTTTGCGTCCAGGTAACACGAAATCAGCCGCTGAGCCAATCAGACCATGCATAAGTATGAAGGGCGGATTTTGCTGCGTGTTGTTCTTTGGTGGTATGCGATGCAATGTTAGCTCGTAGCCATCGGCAGTGCGTACCAAGTGACGCTCGCAGACATACTGATTCGTTGTGATAATGCGACAAACGAGATCTTTGGAAACGGCCGTGTTGAGCGCGCCAACGCTGAGCGCGCATGCGAGTGTTAGTAGGAGTGTCGCTAACAGTT includes:
- the LOC105224715 gene encoding lipase 3; its protein translation is MVASLKRFPLMQSRMRKLLATLLLTLACALSVGALNTAVSKDLVCRIITTNQYVCERHLVRTADGYELTLHRIPPKNNTQQNPPFILMHGLIGSAADFVLPGRKRSLGCILHEQGYDVWLANARGTTYSKRHAHMDSSNSSFWNFSWHEIGYYDLPAIVDYVRTTTGQQQVHFVAHSQGSTVFFVLLAERPEYNEKFASASLLAPVAFLANIRSPPFKIMTAKLEEIEVLLNHLGLYELFPSTALNQLGGHLLCSQDAPTQNLCLLFTFLTVGFSDYQMDRSLFPRILETTPAGISRNQFKHFGQLIRTGKFQKYDYQSKDENLRQYKRQTPPEYNLRNVRVPLHLFVGTRDLLLTKEDAIRLTKELKNAKYALHELRGFNHIDLLYSSMAPRLIYKQIINNARNVTLKNGSRV